One stretch of Podospora bellae-mahoneyi strain CBS 112042 chromosome 2, whole genome shotgun sequence DNA includes these proteins:
- a CDS encoding hypothetical protein (BUSCO:EOG09260GIX; COG:I; EggNog:ENOG503NVPM) — MSVSTDSPRPLLPSTSSPMTRDLLQSRRSSRPSQVRTDLVPPSHAQLVVIPPSAVSNSSASTMWPSSQHGSPTQSMEAVASLTTASSLQGSPDSLEPGQEKGLELVTPLQLPEAIVSKQPDQATTTLSRRTSNTSLGSTLKSPLGSTTAMAEASKSMSLIRRTSSSLRNRANGLFPRRGSSTHPRSRDGSVGPGVMRRRGSMSNPGTPYDNISPFETDSDDDVVLVGVDEVFGGDGAIREPSPLASTPLAATFGSVPLSLRQGTPLTKITKKNNRKRIVLTLDPDSAKIWWDRTKASKCVYVDDIKEIRMAGDIGQYLLDAKLEEKDRPRFFSLMYAVPGKPGVTKWLHLITDTDKAFYDWTQTLGAFSQYRQDFAASLMAFNDDAVRVYWDREMEKRFGAVRSKEAEQIEFADVERVCRNLHIHASTDSLRKIFNTIKGKPLSYSQSSNSGLNFDEFLEFVRMMKAREDIRRVYQEHTASQESGMTKPEFLQFLRLVQCENVDDDLATWEATFARFARRGKAKDAESQGDAGLIMSEAAFASYLSSSSNAVIPKAPQKYDLNRPINEYYISSSHNTYLLGRQVAGTSSVEGYISALMGGCRCVEVDCWDGADDQPVVSHGHTMTTRISFLEVIKTINKYAFVKSRFPLWISLEVRCSQATQVNMAKIMIEIFGDKLVQKPLESFIDRLPTPSDLLERILIKVKKPQQPDPVERVGRRRGNSMPSPFQRPLPDNGPVPSSPLLSPTAMARTNRINTITEGKVHDTPSSSPSECDSESEKDSARKVVNSKISPVLGALGVYCVGIQFDGFDTQEAKSFNHIFSFKEKTFAEKNQPGPSKQALYRHNMRHLMRVYPNGGRITSSNFDPLIYWKRGVQMAALNWQTFDLGMQLNQAMFAGGTDQSGYVLKPLEGRQIQLMPNLTADECVGKRPRKRVSFDIDVISAQQLMRPLNLGEKRTLDPYVEVEVFLADDKRNKNNAVSNVTVEESKRTYRSKFVRDNGFNPEFNMSCSFDLTTKYPDLIFVRFKVKQAESKGYNDKSPPLATYTAKLSNLKQGYRTIPLLNKEGEQFLFSTLFVKIRKGPVEVFMADYQEEAPKNGNRLKNIGRNVFNQSNTSPKSSMDSGRS; from the coding sequence ATGTCCGTCTCTACCGATTCACCGCGTCCATTACTGCCCTCCACATCTTCTCCCATGACTCGCGATCTCCTCCAGAGCAGGCGTTCTTCACGCCCCAGCCAGGTCCGGACGGACTTGGTTCCTCCATCACATGCCCAGCTCGTCGTTATACCACCATCAGCAGTCAGCAACTCGTCCGCCTCCACCATGTGGCCAAGCTCGCAACATGGCTCGCCAACCCAGTCTATGGAGGCTGTTGCCAGTCTCACGACGGCCAGCTCCCTACAGGGCTCACCAGACTCGCTGGAGCCGGGGCAGGAAAAGGGGCTTGAGCTCGTCACCCCTTTGCAGCTTCCGGAGGCCATTGTCTCGAAGCAGCCCGACCAGGCTACCACCACATTGTCTCGAAGAACCAGCAACACCTCACTCGGCAGCACCCTGAAGAGCCCCCTTGGAAGCACAACGGCCATGGCTGAGGCTAGCAAGTCGATGAGCCTGATCCGTCGAACCTCGAGCTCGCTTCGTAATAGGGCCAATGGCCTGTTCCCTCGAAGGGGTtcctcaacccatccaaGGAGCCGGGATGGGAGCGTTGGTCCCGGTGTCATGCGAAGGAGGGGCAGTATGAGCAATCCCGGCACCCCCTATGACAATATCAGTCCCTTCGAGACTGATtcagatgatgatgtggtaCTCGTGGGCGTCGATGAAGtatttggtggtgatggggccaTCCGAGAACCAAGCCCTCTTGCTTCAACACCATTGGCCGCGACTTTTGGCTCCGTTCCGCTCTCCCTCCGCCAAGGGACGCCACTGACGAAAAtcaccaaaaagaacaacCGAAAGCGTATCGTTCTGACCTTGGACCCCGATTCGGCCAAAATCTGGTGGGATCGGACCAAGGCATCGAAGTGTGTTTATGTTGACGACATCAAGGAGATTCGCATGGCGGGAGACATTGGACAGTACTTGCTCGATGCGAAACTCGAAGAAAAGGACAGGCCCAggttcttctccttgatgtATGCGGTTCCAGGGAAGCCAGGGGTAACAAAGTGGCTACACCTCATCACCGACACAGACAAGGCCTTCTACGACTGGACCCAGACACTTGGAGCCTTCTCCCAGTACCGGCAAGATTTTGCGGCCAGCCTTATGGCTTTCAATGACGATGCTGTTCGTGTTTATTGGGACCGGGAGATGGAAAAGCGGTTCGGTGCGGTGCGTTCCAAGGAGGCCGAACAAATTGAATTTGCCGATGTTGAACGTGTGTGCCGAAACCTGCACATTCATGCGTCTACCGACTCGCTGCGGAAAATCTTCAACACTATCAAGGGCAAGCCCCTGTCGTACTCCCAGAGCAGCAACTCTGGCCTCAACTTTGATGAATTTCTTGAATTTGTACGAATGATGAAGGCGCGAGAAGACATCCGCCGCGTATATCAAGAACACACCGCGAGTCAGGAGAGTGGTATGACCAAGCCCGAGTTCTTGCAGTTCTTGCGACTTGTGCAGTGTGAGAATGTCGACGACGACTTGGCAACTTGGGAGGCCACATTCGCTCGCTTTGCGCGTAGGGGCAAAGCGAAGGATGCCGAGTCTCAGGGTGATGCAGGTCTTATCATGTCAGAGGCCGCGTTTGCCAGTTatctttcctcttcttccaatGCCGTCATTCCCAAAGCACCACAAAAGTACGACCTGAACAGACCAATCAACGAGTACTACATTTCCAGCTCCCACAACACCTACTTGCTCGGTCGTCAAGTAGCAGGCACCTCTAGCGTAGAGGGCTACATCTCTGCACTGATGGGAGGTTGCCGATGTGTCGAGGTCGATTGCTgggatggtgctgatgaTCAGCCCGTCGTCTCGCATGGTCATACGATGACCACGCGCATCTCCTTTCTCGAGGtcatcaagaccatcaaCAAGTACGCCTTTGTCAAGTCTCGGTTTCCTCTCTGGATCTCCCTGGAGGTGCGGTGCAGCCAAGCGACGCAGGTCAACATGGCCAAGATCATGATCGAGATCTTTGGTGACAAGCTGGTGCAAAAGCCTCTCGAGTCCTTCATTGATCGCCTCCCAACCCCGTCAGATTTACTGGAGCGTATCCTcatcaaggtcaagaagCCGCAACAGCCCGACCCCGTCGAGCGGGTTGGTCGTAGACGCGGCAACAGCATGCCTTCGCCTTTCCAACGCCCACTGCCAGACAACGGACCGGTCCCATCCAGTCCCCTCCTGAGTCCCACAGCGATGGCCCGTACCAACCGCATCAACACCATTACCGAGGGCAAAGTTCACGAcacgcccagcagcagccccagcGAGTGCGACAGCGAGAGCGAAAAGGATTCGGCAAGAAAGGTGGTTAACAGTAAGATCAGCCCGGTGCTCGGCGCGCTCGGAGTTTACTGTGTCGGTATCCAATTCGACGGCTTCGACACTCAAGAGGCCAAGTCGTTCAACCACATCTTCTCGTTCAAAGAGAAGACGTTTGCGGAGAAGAACCAACCTGGCCCATCGAAGCAGGCGCTCTACCGCCATAATATGCGGCACTTGATGCGGGTTTATCCCAATGGTGGGCGCATCACATCCAGCAACTTCGACCCACTGATCTACTGGAAGCGCGGAGTGCAGATGGCAGCGCTCAACTGGCAGACATTTGACCTCGGCATGCAGCTGAACCAGGCCATGTTTGCTGGCGGAACAGACCAGTCAGGTTATGTTTTGAAGCCATTAGAGGGGCGTCAGATCCAGCTCATGCCCAACTTGACCGCTGATGAATGCGTGGGCAAACGGCCGCGCAAGAGGGTTTCCTTTGATATTGATGTTATTTCAGCCCAGCAGTTGATGAGGCCGCTCAATCTCGGAGAGAAACGGACGTTGGATCCCTAcgtcgaggttgaagtcTTCCTTGCCGACGACAAGAGAAACAAGAACAATGCCGTCTCCAACGTTACCGTCGAAGAGTCGAAGCGCACCTACCGCTCCAAGTTTGTTCGCGACAATGGCTTCAATCCCGAGTTCAACATGTCCTGCTCGTtcgacctcaccaccaaataCCCGGACTTGATCTTTGTGAGGTTCAAGGTCAAGCAGGCCGAATCCAAGGGTTACAATGAcaaatctcctcctctggcAACCTACACTGCCAAGCTTTCCAACCTCAAGCAAGGCTACCGCACAATCCCACTCCTGAACAAGGAAGGCGAACAATTCCTGTTCTCCACTCTCTTCGTCAAGATCCGCAAGGGTCCCGTGGAGGTGTTCATGGCTGATTATCAGGAAGAGGCCCCCAAGAACGGGAACAGACTCAAGAATATTGGCAGGAACGTCTTCAACCAATCCAACACGAGCCCCAAGTCAAGCATGGACAGCGGCCGTTCCTGA